In Sphaerospermopsis torques-reginae ITEP-024, the genomic window TTTCTCTTTGTCCTCAACGACCTGGAAAGCAAATAGGTTGGAAGTCCAACTGATTCTAAAAATTTTATTAGCACCAAAGCAAACCATCCTCCCATAAATTTGGTCAAAAGATCCAGATATTTCGCCTCTATCTCATCTTTATGACTTGTATCTCATTCATGCTTTATACTAATTATTGTATAAGTTAAGAGTTAGCCCGTGGAACAAACAACTCAATACGCATATCAGATGAAAGCTGACCACCGACCCTCGGAGGCAAAGCCCCTTGATATTTCTCCCCTAGTGGGTGAGTGGATTAATACTAAGACAGAGAGCAATTACTTAGTTCGAGTGGTTCTTACTGAACAAGATGGTCGCCTGATGTTTCGGGGTTATGGAGCAAATGAACCTGATCCCATTGACTGGGGTGAAGTTGAGGCTGTTCCTTATGCCGCAGAAACCTCAATTGTAGCCAGAGGATTTCACGCTTTTTACAAACAAGACGGCATTGAGAGACATTTGGTGGCCAACGAAAAACAAGAAATCCTGGTCATTCAGTCCTATACCCGCTACTTGGATGGTAGTGGTCGAACCAGCCATTTGGGCCGCGAATTTTATCATCGCTAGTGGAAAAGGAGTATTTCAAGATGGATCGAAACGAATTTGACGATAACCAGTCTAAAAACGACACCGTTGTTGATTTCACGCGAGTTTTGGGTACCTGGATTAACTCCAACACAAAGACCAGATGGATCGGGAAATTTACCCTGACTAAGCATAATGAGCAAATCATCATCCACGCCTATGGTCTAACCTCTTCAGAAGATTGGGGTGAGGCAGAGGTAACGCCGTACGTAGATGTTATGAATAAAGAAAATGCCTTCTTTGCGCGATATGATCGGGATTCAGTGGAATCCTTGTTGGCCACTAACATGAACAAAGGCTTGTGCGTCATTGCCGGATATCATAAGTTCAAGGATGGTCAGCAAACCGATTTTTGTCGGGAGTTTTATTATCAGGTTAATTGACACTCTCACTGGCTTTAGCCGCTGAGATTCTTGGTTCAACGAGTCCACTTAACTTAGATCCCTTGCAGTATCTAAGCCAGAGGTGGTTCTCTCCACGCCAGTTGCTTCAAGTCGGGAAACCCGCCCAACGCACTGGCTTCCAAGCGTTAACTTTCACCCTGCCCGGAGGTAGTTGCATTACTGCAAATTTTGCTTGAGTTTAAATTCTGTTATACCATAATTTGATTCTTTTTCGGAGATATCTATTAGATGATTTCCAATTTAACTCTCAATAAGCAAACCCTGGTTGAGCGCATTAGCCAACTTGCCCGCGATAAATTTGCTTCTCGCGCCGCTTGTTACGATCGCACTGCCACCTTCCCAACAGAAAATTTTGAAGACATTTTTAATGCAGGTCTTTATGCACCTGCTGTACCAACTGAGCATGGTGGTTTAGGGTTAGGACATCAGACCGATATCTTTACCCTGTGGATGATGACCAAAGAACTGGCCAAAGTGGATCTATCCCTAGCCCGTTGCTGGGAAGGACACGCCAATGCCCAGGTAATAATTGCCGGTATGGCGAATGAGTCTCAGAAAAAGCGTTGGTTTGAGGGCATTGTCCAACGCGGTGAAAAATGGGCAGCTTGGAGTGGAGAACCCCAGTCACAGATCCCAGGTCAAAAAGTCAGCCTCGGTACAACCATTCAAGTGGTAGATGATGGCTACATCCTTGATGGGACAAAGGTATTCGCCACCAGCGCCCCAGCAACACAGTGGGCAGTTCTCCTGGTGAACTCAACAGGGACTGGAGGATCGCGTCATAGCAATAGTTCGCCGACCTCAGTCCTGATGTTAGCCTGTGATTTATCTGATCCCAGTGTCAGCTTTGATGATAGTTGGTGGCAGCCCATTGGGATGAGAGGTACAGTTAGTTATTTAGTGCGTTTTAATCAGACTTTCATCCCTAAAAAAAACCTAATTGGCTATCCAGGACAGTACGTGATTGAGGAGTGGCAGACGCGGTTTACGCCTCAGTATGGTGCGGCTTTTTTAGGTGCTGCTGAGGGAGCTTATGACTATGCTTTAGCATACATCAAAAAGCAGAAAAAAGGACACGATCCCTACGTACAACACCGGATTGCTAAGGCAGCAATTAATATTGATACTATGCATTTCTGGTTGCGGCAAGTAGCCACCCTCTGGGAAACAGGCCAGGAGTTAGAGGCTAAACAAGCAGGCAATCGCGCCCGTTACATTACTGAGGCGCTGGCAGTGGAAACGGTGAACGATTGCATACACGCTTGTGGCGCTCGCTCCCTGATTCAACCGAGTCCTCTAGAGCGAATATTCCGAGACTTGTCCTTTTACGTCCTGCACGATAATAGCGATCACGTTTTGTCATCCATTGGTCAGGAGATTCTAGGACAGTCCTTTGATCGTGCCTATTTTAACACCCACCCAACTCGCCAAGAAAACTTGACGGAGTGACAATCCTGTAAAAAAAACACTGGCAGCACTTTCCGGTGTAATGAGGTACACTATGGGCGGGCAAGATGCCCACCCCACAAGAGTTTTATGATTATGATTTGTATCTCATAGCAATGAAATCTGGTGTATATCAATACATTGTTCAAAAAAAGAGTACGAAGAGAGAGGGCGCTCTGTAGTAGATTGATTCTCTTCCAGAACGACAACTCAAAAGCTAAACACAGCCCCTGTTCGACATACTAGCACTCCTGTTTATAACTATCAACAGCAACACGCAAATTACCTTTATGCACTGCTAAAAGTTCCTCACCTGCGGTTTTATCTAAACCTGTCCAATGCATTAATAAAGCCAACTTCACCCATTTTCCACTGCGTTCTAATAAGAAACCTGCGGCTTCTCGACTTAAACCTGTTAAATCTTGTAAAATTCTTAAAGCGCGATCGCGTAATTTTTGATTTGTTACCGCAACATCCACCATTCTATTACCGTAAACTTTCCCTAATTTCACCATCACGCTGGTAGAAAGGATATTTAAGGCCAGTTTAGTTGCAGTCCCAGCTTTCAAACGAGTCGAACCGGCTAAAATTTCTGGACCTGTTAACAAACGAATATCAATATCTGCATCAAAAGGAACTTGTTCGGCGGGAACACAGGCCATAAAAACCGTTAAAGCTCCCCTTTGACGTGCTGCTTTTAATGCACCTTGAACATAAGGAGTAGTTCCCCCAGCAGTGATACCGACGACTACATCCAGTTGATTAATTTTATGTTGGGCGATCGCACTTTCCCCGTCTTCCGCTAAATCTTCTAAACCCTCAGAACTGCGTAACAACGCCCCCGCACCACCAGCAATAATACCCTGTACCAACTCTGGGGGAGTACAAAAAGTAGGTGGACATTCAGCCGCATCTAACACCCCTAACCGTCCACTCGTTCCCGCACCGATGTAAAATAAACGTCCACCTTGATGTAAACGTTCTGCTGTCTTTTCAATAGCTGCGGCTAACTCAACCTTAGCCCCAGCAACAGCAGCTACAGCTTTTTGGTCTTCAGTATTAAATAATTCTACCAATTCTAAAGAATTTAATTGGTCTAAATTTAGACTATTAGGATTTACTTGTTCTGTGAGTAGATGTCCGCGTTCTTGTAAATTTGTCATTTTTCAGTTATCAGTTATCAGTTATCAGTTATCAGTTATCAGTTATCAGTCAATACTACTCGGTTCAGGTTACAAAATAATTGATATTGTAATTTCGGTTACGAGATAACGCAACCCAAGGGAAATTTTTTTCCCCTTCAAAGGGGAGGTTTTAAACCTTAAATGAAACAATTGTCAATTGTCAATTATCAATTATCAATTAATTACCTATTCATTCATATTTTTCAGTGTTGCTACTGCTGAAGGTGAAATTTGGTTCAGATAACGGAAAACCCAATACTTGAATATAGTATCTAGAATTACTGGGAATGTAGCAATAAATAGGAAAATAGCATTTCTATCTGCGGCAATACCCAAATGACTAGCAATACTTTCTAAAATCACTTCCCAACCGTGAGGAGAATGGAAACCTACAAAAATATCTGTGAATAAAATAATGATAAATGCTTTGGCACTATCACTTAAACCATAAATAATTTCATTCAACAGATTTTTAATAGCTATCACCCCTTTTTTATTGGTGACTACCACAACTGCAAAAGCAAATAAACCTAATAAATCAGCAAAAACATTTGCCACTGCACTATTACTTTTATGTTTAAATTCTTCTGCTAATTCTTCTGCTTTGAGTGAAATTTTTTCTTCCATAGCTTCCGCAGAAATTTGAGGAGAATGTTTCAATAAATTGTCAAATTTTAATTCTTCCTCAAAAGACTGCAATTCTTTTAGTGCTTTCTCTTTCATTTCCCAGTTCAGAAAAATAGGTGTACTTTCAACACTGCGAAAATGTTCTACAGCAGGAAGTATGAAAAACTTTTTAGACAATTCTTGAGTTAACAAGGGAATGAGAATTAATAACAACAAACAGTTAATAGCTCGTTTGGTAATTTTTCTCGATGCTTGAAAATTCCGCAATACCTCCTGTTCAGAACTTGGACTCATATCATTGGTAATTTTGCGAAATGTTCTACCAATTGATCTGGGAAAAATACCAGTTTTTTTGGTGACTGGTTCAATATTTTCTAAACTGAGTTTTGATGTTAGTTGAGACAAATTTTTTGGTGTTTGTTGGTGAGATTCTAACTTGGTAAGAGTTGGGTTTTGAGAATAATCTACAACATTAGAATTAGATAATTCTAGATCCTCATTATTGTATCTGGAGAGAACTTCATCAATTAATTTTAGTTTATCCAAAAAAGCGTAATTAGAGTTTTTGATAAAAAAACGACTCACTTTAAATTCTAA contains:
- a CDS encoding acyl-CoA dehydrogenase family protein; the encoded protein is MISNLTLNKQTLVERISQLARDKFASRAACYDRTATFPTENFEDIFNAGLYAPAVPTEHGGLGLGHQTDIFTLWMMTKELAKVDLSLARCWEGHANAQVIIAGMANESQKKRWFEGIVQRGEKWAAWSGEPQSQIPGQKVSLGTTIQVVDDGYILDGTKVFATSAPATQWAVLLVNSTGTGGSRHSNSSPTSVLMLACDLSDPSVSFDDSWWQPIGMRGTVSYLVRFNQTFIPKKNLIGYPGQYVIEEWQTRFTPQYGAAFLGAAEGAYDYALAYIKKQKKGHDPYVQHRIAKAAINIDTMHFWLRQVATLWETGQELEAKQAGNRARYITEALAVETVNDCIHACGARSLIQPSPLERIFRDLSFYVLHDNSDHVLSSIGQEILGQSFDRAYFNTHPTRQENLTE
- the murQ gene encoding N-acetylmuramic acid 6-phosphate etherase codes for the protein MTNLQERGHLLTEQVNPNSLNLDQLNSLELVELFNTEDQKAVAAVAGAKVELAAAIEKTAERLHQGGRLFYIGAGTSGRLGVLDAAECPPTFCTPPELVQGIIAGGAGALLRSSEGLEDLAEDGESAIAQHKINQLDVVVGITAGGTTPYVQGALKAARQRGALTVFMACVPAEQVPFDADIDIRLLTGPEILAGSTRLKAGTATKLALNILSTSVMVKLGKVYGNRMVDVAVTNQKLRDRALRILQDLTGLSREAAGFLLERSGKWVKLALLMHWTGLDKTAGEELLAVHKGNLRVAVDSYKQEC
- a CDS encoding proton extrusion protein PcxA, whose product is MKNYVHSDFSDKLTEKNNNLNILHQGNQWFFRTPERALEQAYKMALNIKEIELEHFAGDKVSSQSGVYSQNVLDCFQTDVEKYLKIIKIRVLEFKVSRFFIKNSNYAFLDKLKLIDEVLSRYNNEDLELSNSNVVDYSQNPTLTKLESHQQTPKNLSQLTSKLSLENIEPVTKKTGIFPRSIGRTFRKITNDMSPSSEQEVLRNFQASRKITKRAINCLLLLILIPLLTQELSKKFFILPAVEHFRSVESTPIFLNWEMKEKALKELQSFEEELKFDNLLKHSPQISAEAMEEKISLKAEELAEEFKHKSNSAVANVFADLLGLFAFAVVVVTNKKGVIAIKNLLNEIIYGLSDSAKAFIIILFTDIFVGFHSPHGWEVILESIASHLGIAADRNAIFLFIATFPVILDTIFKYWVFRYLNQISPSAVATLKNMNE